Proteins from a single region of Thermococcus sp. CX2:
- a CDS encoding glycerophosphodiester phosphodiesterase family protein: protein MRIVILGHRGFRGRLENTLPAFRRVLRYADGIEFDVRVTGDGKLVTHHDRGFQADGSYHYLRELSLRELRRLHPNGKLIPTVGSVFKKFRDVPLNADVKEIEAVEDVVTLAERFGVLENTVFSTESREIAGRLMKECPSCRVGFSIVGYSSIGHLARLRGLYSIHVPVDAVGYIGYRNLITLLMTLRKRRLRVYLWNYQMDELLWVPRLKSLVDVIISDDPAKLRKVF from the coding sequence ATGAGGATCGTAATCCTTGGCCACAGAGGCTTCAGAGGGAGGCTCGAGAACACCCTTCCTGCCTTTAGGCGGGTACTCCGATACGCCGACGGTATAGAGTTCGACGTGAGGGTTACGGGCGATGGAAAGCTCGTGACCCATCACGACAGGGGCTTCCAAGCCGATGGTTCCTATCACTATCTGCGGGAGCTGAGCCTTAGGGAGCTGAGAAGGCTCCACCCCAATGGAAAGCTCATTCCAACAGTCGGGAGCGTTTTCAAGAAATTCAGGGACGTTCCCCTCAACGCCGACGTGAAGGAGATAGAAGCCGTGGAGGATGTTGTGACCCTCGCCGAGAGGTTTGGAGTCCTTGAAAACACTGTCTTTTCAACCGAGAGCAGAGAAATCGCGGGACGTCTCATGAAGGAATGCCCATCCTGCAGGGTTGGCTTTTCAATAGTCGGCTATTCCTCTATCGGCCATCTCGCAAGGTTGAGAGGCCTTTATTCTATCCACGTGCCGGTAGATGCAGTGGGATATATTGGATACAGAAATCTCATTACCCTACTCATGACACTTCGGAAGAGGAGACTGCGGGTCTACCTCTGGAACTACCAAATGGACGAGCTTCTCTGGGTTCCGAGGCTAAAGAGCCTCGTAGACGTTATCATCTCCGACGATCCGGCAAAGCTGAGGAAAGTTTTTTAG
- a CDS encoding glycerophosphodiester phosphodiesterase family protein has translation MPWERKGVIVLGHRGYMSKYPENSLLAFKEAIEAGADGIELDVWLTQDGKVIVMHDESINRTSNLSGKQKEMTLEELKKADIGMGEKIPTLEEVFEVLPKDALINVELKDVDAAKETARIVLENNPERVMVSSFEIDALREYRKYDRETTMGLLIDREEVVPLIPKLKEELDLWSINVPMEAIPIIGLEKTLQALGWARSLGLKVALWTENDVLFYKDDNLAKLKGLFEIVIANDVERMIEYLRGLGLK, from the coding sequence ATGCCATGGGAACGGAAAGGAGTAATCGTCCTTGGACACAGGGGATATATGAGTAAGTACCCCGAAAACAGCCTCCTGGCCTTCAAGGAGGCAATCGAGGCAGGGGCCGATGGAATCGAGCTCGATGTATGGCTCACCCAGGACGGAAAAGTCATAGTCATGCACGACGAGAGCATAAACAGGACGAGCAACTTAAGCGGGAAGCAGAAGGAGATGACGCTGGAAGAGCTAAAAAAGGCCGACATAGGTATGGGAGAGAAGATACCCACGCTGGAAGAGGTTTTTGAGGTTCTTCCGAAAGATGCCCTGATAAACGTCGAGCTCAAGGACGTTGATGCCGCCAAAGAAACCGCCCGCATAGTCCTGGAGAACAACCCCGAGAGGGTTATGGTTTCCTCCTTCGAAATCGACGCCCTGAGGGAGTACCGCAAATACGACAGAGAGACCACCATGGGCCTCCTCATAGACAGGGAAGAAGTTGTGCCGCTCATACCGAAGCTCAAGGAGGAACTCGACCTCTGGTCGATAAACGTCCCGATGGAGGCCATCCCAATAATCGGCCTTGAGAAGACCCTACAAGCGCTCGGCTGGGCCCGCTCGCTCGGCCTCAAGGTTGCCCTCTGGACGGAGAACGACGTTCTCTTCTACAAAGACGATAACCTGGCCAAGCTAAAGGGTCTCTTCGAGATCGTCATAGCGAACGATGTCGAGAGGATGATTGAATATCTGAGGGGCTTGGGGCTGAAGTGA
- the glpK gene encoding glycerol kinase GlpK, translating to MDKFILSLDEGTTSARAIVFDRESNVLGVGQYEFPQHYPKPGWVEHNPEEIWEAQLKAIKTALKNAKITPEQIAAIGITNQRETTIVWDKSGKPLYNAIVWQCRRTAEMVEEIKREHGDVIKEKTGLVPDAYFSASKLKWLLDNVPGLREKAEKGEVLFGTVDTFLIYKLTGEHVTDYSNASRTMLFNIKRLEWDDELLEIFDIPEAILPEVKESSEIYGYTKRELLGAEVPVSGDAGDQQAALFGQACFEEGMVKATYGTGNFILANTGRMLLYSDNLLTTIAWGLDGRVTYALEGSVFITGAAVQWLRDGIKIIKDAAETEEMAEKLASNEGVYFVPAFVGLGAPYWDQFARGLIIGITRGTGREHLARATLEAIAYLTRDVVDEMEKLVQIKELRVDGGATRNNFLMRFQADILNKRVIRPFVQETTALGAAYLAGLAVDYWEGLKEIRELWKAERIFEPNMDEETRKRLYAGWKEAVRRSIGWAKVVQL from the coding sequence ATGGATAAGTTCATACTCTCGCTCGACGAGGGGACAACCTCAGCTAGAGCCATAGTTTTCGACAGGGAGAGCAACGTCCTCGGCGTTGGCCAGTACGAGTTCCCCCAGCACTACCCAAAGCCCGGCTGGGTGGAGCACAACCCCGAGGAGATATGGGAGGCCCAGCTTAAGGCGATAAAAACCGCCCTTAAGAACGCCAAAATTACCCCAGAGCAGATAGCTGCAATAGGCATAACCAACCAGCGCGAGACTACGATCGTGTGGGACAAGAGCGGAAAGCCCCTCTACAACGCCATAGTGTGGCAGTGCAGAAGAACGGCAGAGATGGTTGAGGAGATAAAGAGGGAACACGGGGATGTAATCAAGGAGAAGACTGGCCTCGTCCCGGATGCCTACTTCTCCGCCTCAAAGCTCAAGTGGCTCCTCGACAACGTTCCCGGGCTAAGGGAAAAGGCCGAGAAAGGGGAGGTTCTCTTCGGAACAGTCGATACTTTTCTCATCTACAAACTCACGGGCGAGCACGTCACCGATTACTCCAATGCCTCAAGGACGATGCTCTTCAACATCAAGAGGCTCGAATGGGATGACGAGCTCCTCGAAATCTTCGATATTCCCGAGGCCATCCTCCCGGAGGTTAAAGAGTCGAGTGAGATTTATGGCTACACGAAGAGAGAGCTCTTAGGCGCGGAGGTTCCGGTAAGTGGAGACGCTGGAGACCAGCAGGCTGCTTTATTTGGTCAGGCATGCTTTGAGGAGGGTATGGTTAAAGCCACCTACGGGACGGGCAACTTCATCCTGGCCAACACTGGAAGGATGCTCCTCTACTCAGACAACCTTCTGACGACAATAGCCTGGGGGCTTGATGGAAGGGTCACCTACGCCCTCGAAGGAAGCGTGTTCATAACTGGAGCGGCAGTTCAATGGCTCCGTGACGGGATTAAAATCATCAAAGATGCCGCCGAGACAGAGGAGATGGCCGAAAAGCTGGCCTCGAACGAGGGAGTCTACTTTGTCCCCGCTTTTGTGGGTCTTGGGGCACCGTACTGGGACCAGTTCGCGAGGGGACTGATAATCGGAATAACGCGGGGAACGGGAAGGGAGCACCTCGCGAGGGCCACGCTCGAGGCGATAGCCTATCTCACGCGCGATGTCGTTGATGAAATGGAAAAGCTGGTGCAGATTAAAGAGCTTCGCGTTGACGGAGGAGCCACGAGGAACAACTTCCTCATGAGGTTCCAGGCGGACATCCTCAACAAGCGTGTCATTAGACCCTTTGTACAAGAAACGACGGCCCTAGGTGCGGCATATTTGGCCGGTCTTGCCGTGGACTACTGGGAAGGGCTAAAGGAGATAAGGGAGCTCTGGAAGGCCGAGAGGATTTTTGAACCGAATATGGACGAAGAAACGAGAAAAAGGCTATACGCTGGGTGGAAAGAGGCCGTCAGACGTTCGATAGGGTGGGCAAAGGTTGTCCAACTTTAG
- a CDS encoding NAD(P)/FAD-dependent oxidoreductase — MKTKVAIIGAGISGASIARVLSRYENLEVHLIEKAPDVGWGVSKANTALIHGGYDDDPKKYPMRAKLCIKGNRLWHEWVKELQIPHIWNGALIVATEEEDFDELEKLLERGRENGVPEMRMVDRDELFHLEPGLTREAIGALWVPIVGQIGPIPAVIAIVENAVANGVKTHLETEVRGIKVENGEVKGVETNNGFIEADIVINAAGLYADEIARMAGIDYFEIHPRKGEYFLFDEAIPGPKRVLFPTPTPISKGIVVTTEISGHLMIGPNAQDLPPEEKENLATTREGLEQVWEGAKKLWPNLPPKWKVIRTFAGLRPEPTGGDFIIKAEEEVWGFINVAGIRSPGLTSAPAIAYEVAEIIQRDLGVGLVEKTKWNPYRKEITHFFMLSPAQINELVKRNPAYGKVICRCNRVSEGDVLEAIERMKFIGVKTPSVDSVKFRTKATTGTCQGSFCRPRIIQLLAKEYNIPPWKVTLKGSGSEIGIGDVKVLVRGDEA, encoded by the coding sequence ATGAAGACGAAGGTCGCCATTATCGGCGCCGGTATAAGCGGAGCAAGCATAGCGCGCGTTCTCAGCAGATACGAGAACCTCGAAGTGCATCTGATCGAAAAAGCCCCTGATGTGGGTTGGGGAGTCAGTAAAGCTAACACCGCTCTGATACACGGGGGCTACGACGATGACCCAAAGAAATATCCCATGAGAGCCAAGCTGTGCATCAAAGGCAACCGCTTGTGGCACGAGTGGGTTAAGGAGCTCCAGATACCTCACATCTGGAACGGAGCTTTGATAGTCGCCACCGAAGAGGAAGATTTTGACGAGCTCGAGAAGCTCCTCGAGCGTGGAAGGGAGAACGGTGTTCCAGAGATGAGGATGGTTGATAGAGATGAGCTGTTTCACCTTGAACCCGGCCTGACGAGGGAAGCAATTGGAGCCCTCTGGGTGCCGATAGTCGGACAGATAGGCCCTATTCCAGCGGTCATAGCCATTGTGGAGAACGCCGTTGCCAACGGGGTTAAAACACACCTTGAGACTGAAGTGAGAGGAATAAAAGTCGAGAATGGGGAAGTTAAGGGTGTCGAAACCAATAACGGGTTCATCGAGGCGGATATAGTCATCAACGCCGCTGGACTTTATGCCGATGAAATAGCGCGCATGGCTGGGATAGATTACTTTGAGATACATCCAAGGAAGGGCGAATACTTCCTCTTTGATGAAGCCATACCCGGACCAAAGCGCGTTCTCTTCCCAACTCCAACACCGATAAGCAAGGGCATAGTGGTCACAACCGAGATAAGCGGTCATCTGATGATAGGGCCTAACGCCCAAGACCTGCCGCCCGAGGAAAAAGAGAACCTCGCAACGACGAGGGAGGGTCTTGAGCAGGTCTGGGAAGGAGCTAAAAAGCTCTGGCCCAACCTTCCGCCGAAGTGGAAGGTCATCAGAACATTCGCCGGCCTCAGGCCAGAGCCAACGGGTGGGGACTTCATAATAAAGGCCGAAGAGGAGGTCTGGGGCTTCATCAACGTGGCCGGAATACGCTCTCCGGGATTAACCAGCGCCCCAGCCATCGCCTACGAGGTGGCCGAGATAATTCAACGCGACCTCGGAGTAGGCTTGGTGGAGAAGACTAAGTGGAATCCCTACAGGAAGGAAATCACCCACTTCTTCATGCTCTCGCCGGCTCAAATAAACGAGCTCGTCAAGAGGAACCCCGCCTACGGAAAGGTGATCTGCAGATGCAACCGTGTGAGCGAAGGTGACGTCCTCGAGGCCATAGAAAGGATGAAGTTCATAGGCGTGAAGACGCCGAGCGTCGATTCCGTCAAGTTCCGCACGAAGGCCACAACCGGAACCTGTCAGGGAAGCTTCTGCAGGCCCAGGATAATCCAGCTCCTCGCAAAGGAGTACAACATCCCGCCGTGGAAGGTTACACTGAAAGGAAGCGGCAGCGAGATTGGAATAGGAGACGTCAAGGTCCTCGTGAGGGGGGATGAGGCGTGA
- a CDS encoding NAD(P)/FAD-dependent oxidoreductase produces the protein MSGLPMIQYDVVVIGGGPAGMAAAVKAKELGLNVLLLDDNEYLGGILPQCIHPGFGIHYFKEELTGPEFAYRLTKRALELGVDYYTAARVLEIKNYSDLEKVVIFSSPKGAFEVWTKTIIYAAGARERHAFEIGIVGDRGAGIYTAGEAQTLMDIYGIMPGREIVIVGSGDVGLIMARRFALEGAKVKAVIELMPYPGGLARNIMILKDFDIPLYLSHKVVEVKGKNRVERVKVIKVDENLNEIPGTEFWIECDTVVISAGLIPSVKLLTNIGAEIDPATGGPIVNDLFETTIPGIFAAGNTVLINDLVDYVAEQGELAAYGAKLFIENGGIPTKHWIRLRKGENVRLLIPHYLSGERDVFIYARVKRPMENVEVRFPEIGKRLRLPVVKPAEMLRLKLRKEDIAKAKDGITMEVVPL, from the coding sequence ATGTCAGGACTTCCCATGATCCAGTACGACGTTGTGGTTATCGGCGGTGGGCCGGCGGGCATGGCCGCGGCCGTTAAGGCCAAAGAACTCGGGTTAAATGTTCTTCTCCTCGACGACAATGAGTACCTCGGCGGAATACTCCCCCAGTGCATCCATCCAGGCTTTGGGATCCACTACTTCAAGGAAGAGCTGACCGGACCCGAGTTTGCATACCGCCTCACCAAGAGGGCCCTTGAGCTCGGCGTGGACTATTACACCGCCGCCAGAGTTCTGGAGATCAAAAACTACTCCGACCTTGAGAAGGTCGTTATATTCAGCTCACCCAAAGGGGCCTTTGAGGTCTGGACGAAGACGATAATCTACGCCGCTGGAGCGAGGGAGAGGCACGCCTTTGAAATTGGGATTGTGGGAGACAGGGGCGCAGGAATCTACACCGCGGGAGAGGCTCAGACTCTAATGGACATCTACGGCATCATGCCCGGCAGGGAGATTGTTATAGTCGGTTCAGGCGATGTTGGCCTGATAATGGCGCGCCGCTTCGCCCTTGAGGGGGCCAAGGTAAAAGCCGTCATTGAACTGATGCCCTACCCGGGTGGACTCGCCAGGAACATCATGATACTCAAGGACTTCGATATACCCCTCTACCTGAGCCACAAAGTCGTCGAGGTTAAGGGGAAGAACAGGGTGGAGCGCGTCAAGGTCATCAAAGTCGATGAGAACCTGAATGAGATACCCGGGACGGAGTTCTGGATCGAATGCGACACGGTGGTGATCTCAGCCGGCCTGATCCCGAGCGTAAAACTCCTCACGAACATCGGGGCCGAAATCGACCCGGCAACGGGTGGACCTATCGTCAACGACCTCTTCGAGACCACCATCCCGGGAATATTTGCCGCAGGCAACACGGTCCTCATCAACGATCTTGTCGACTATGTCGCAGAGCAGGGAGAACTGGCAGCCTATGGTGCAAAGCTCTTCATAGAGAACGGCGGGATACCCACAAAGCACTGGATCAGGCTGAGAAAGGGTGAAAATGTCAGGCTTCTCATCCCACACTACCTCAGCGGCGAGAGGGACGTTTTCATCTACGCCCGCGTTAAACGGCCGATGGAAAACGTGGAGGTCAGGTTCCCGGAGATAGGCAAGAGGCTCAGGCTGCCGGTTGTTAAGCCCGCCGAGATGCTCAGGCTCAAGCTCAGGAAGGAAGATATCGCCAAAGCCAAGGACGGCATCACCATGGAGGTGGTGCCGCTATGA
- a CDS encoding DUF1667 domain-containing protein has protein sequence MTSRVYRFTCIVCPLGCTLEVEMDGDKIKEVKGYTCPRGREWAIEEVMNPKRVVMSVVKVRNGKLPTVSVKTAEPVPKARIPELMKFLAKLEVEGPIRVGQTIAEFEGIKIVATREA, from the coding sequence ATGACGAGCAGGGTCTACCGCTTCACGTGCATTGTTTGCCCCCTCGGATGTACCCTCGAGGTCGAAATGGACGGAGACAAAATCAAAGAGGTCAAAGGGTACACCTGTCCCAGGGGAAGGGAATGGGCCATTGAGGAAGTTATGAACCCCAAGAGGGTCGTTATGAGCGTTGTCAAAGTCAGGAACGGCAAACTGCCAACGGTAAGCGTTAAGACCGCCGAGCCAGTTCCAAAGGCCAGAATACCTGAGCTGATGAAGTTTCTGGCAAAGCTCGAGGTCGAGGGACCGATTCGCGTTGGACAGACTATAGCGGAGTTCGAAGGAATAAAAATAGTGGCCACGAGGGAAGCTTAA
- a CDS encoding PrsW family intramembrane metalloprotease: MDVLSILVFFAYAPALVMLWYFYHADKFEPEPKKYVIGTFILGGTLSVGIAYILEMFLTIGGRVEPILPTTAFYVALVAGIVEEPAKALAIRWPFKAGQMDGIMDGLVYGVAAGLGFAATENFLYGLGYGVAVTITRAFLTPIAHGAWSAIIGVGYGMKAEGRTSSVAPFFLLAIIMHFIWDYYAFLSASVPQYNVMLILFLLINLAILRYFLITGQAEDASKRWYYWFRRGNYE; this comes from the coding sequence ATGGACGTGTTGAGTATACTAGTGTTCTTCGCATATGCCCCGGCCCTTGTGATGCTGTGGTACTTCTATCACGCGGACAAGTTTGAGCCAGAGCCTAAAAAATACGTTATAGGCACATTTATCCTTGGGGGAACTCTCTCCGTTGGAATAGCGTACATCCTGGAGATGTTTCTTACTATCGGCGGCAGGGTGGAGCCAATACTCCCAACGACTGCCTTCTATGTAGCCCTCGTCGCAGGCATCGTGGAAGAGCCTGCCAAGGCTCTCGCGATAAGATGGCCATTCAAGGCTGGCCAGATGGACGGCATAATGGACGGGTTAGTTTATGGCGTCGCTGCAGGTTTAGGTTTCGCTGCCACGGAGAACTTCCTGTACGGGCTTGGATACGGTGTCGCAGTGACCATTACGAGGGCCTTTCTAACCCCAATCGCCCACGGGGCATGGAGCGCTATAATCGGCGTCGGCTACGGCATGAAAGCCGAGGGCAGAACCTCTTCGGTGGCTCCATTCTTCCTCCTCGCTATCATCATGCACTTCATCTGGGACTATTACGCCTTCTTGAGCGCCTCGGTTCCCCAGTACAACGTGATGCTGATCCTCTTCCTCCTTATAAACCTCGCAATACTGCGTTACTTCCTCATAACGGGGCAAGCGGAGGATGCGAGCAAGAGATGGTACTACTGGTTCAGGAGGGGTAACTATGAGTAG